The following are encoded together in the Syngnathus scovelli strain Florida chromosome 12, RoL_Ssco_1.2, whole genome shotgun sequence genome:
- the vps8 gene encoding vacuolar protein sorting-associated protein 8 homolog isoform X1 — protein MSESLDAGALLSSTSQLDPMDEGVIDDKEFDIPQVDTPPTLESILNELEDEEEPFVLEDTCVLNTENIDAHSCDTASLASSDSGDPAHFKRKKKAGEWKAAIHGPVLRHSVLQGISAQIVSAADKVDAGLPTAITLAGVIVVGTSHGLALVFDNNQALRLCLGTKTTGAEFGAISALSINNDCSRLLCGFANGQITMWDLASGKLLRTITDAHPPGTAILHVKFTDDPTLAVCSDSGGSVFELAFRRVMGMRSCDSRCLFSGSKGEVCCIEPLRAYPDFSEHPICHYSMLALASLTKILVIGLKPSLKVWMTFPYSKSEPSSVPQLAWHFVSVQMAVHPFLAFSKGDTVHFLMIKREEMGAIHVIKQRHIHLSCDIISLNWINGRTLVLVDSHEKLQVVDRPSQEILEILDLEQVQLVYNSRHFKSLATGGNVSRALALVGEKACYQSISSYAGQMVCLGTKSAHSMTLRTWRERIDCLLKQELFVEALSLAWSFHERTAKAVIGLCGDPVKRKGIVGDKMVEILLLFADHAMKKCPEQGRIQVMEQHFHDVIPTLIDFCLLLQRPDLLFEQLYAGLAENVVAKGVFLESLESYVVTERLGHLPTPIMKDLLAHYHGNALMDNLERCIVRLDVTSLDIQQVVQICWENQLYDAMIYVFNSGMNDYITPMEKLFAVIGPPLREGRSLTAEQVVMGNKLLVYISCCLAGRAYPLGNIPEDLVVQVKIQVFEYLIVLHTGESPSSSDAYPLIHTLLHFDTREFLNVLAMTFEDFQNDKQAIEYQQRIVDILLQVMVDNPDFTPCQVGGLFAFLARQLSKPDNTLFVNRKLFDQVLEFLCRPDDVSRHAERQQVLLQLLQVGGVVQFDEEKLLTLSQRAKFYQILEFLYEKKRMYDKTIDCYLKDPLRKGEIFSYMEQLMSMSSHTSQEKETIKKKTLRHIQDLIIFDTSKSADLVVCHFAEEVDQILCALPDGKLLFNFLTSFMESWERHYPGISLPLEHDLHTRLLDLLCRFAPQQLLAFLQSSQHYRLEEAIQITEKYRHSEATAYLLEKKGDCNGAFTVLLEAFKEQLSLLTSDTSRGPKEDGKENQSMVLKGVEHSLDTIIALGRRNSKKLQQPQIKELWFSLLETMMTPQKQVLKDLTMNVLNSMSSLVSMPAIIQQILQSPVYEKGQLAEIQVLILGMLDTFNYEQTLFETTTSLLNHDLHWSLAHLRTAVTKGLHPRQDYCNICLQQYKRWQDPAEQILLFSCGHLYHVQCMEQQQTMDCGLGGASEQQQQQRRQQQRQEQQEQRQEQQEQQRQEQQRQEQQRQQQQQQQQQQQQQQQQQQQQQQQQQQQQQQQQQQQQQQQQQWSCYKCSTIHRGKGGQYSVPKRVRSTSLAQTRLSSLHHDEARRKKVLEEVTLDFQQEQSWDQLRCLYKGPSRLAILTELSQRHSSDRAGTLIQAHPAQEALSLKLSPPPLLEE, from the exons ATGTCTGAATCTTTGGACGCTGGCGCTCTACTCTCTTCAACCTCGCAGCTTGATCCAATGGACGAGGGAGTG ATCGATGATAAGGAATTCGACATTCCCCAAGTAGAcacacctcccaccttggagagCATCCTCAATGAG ctggaggatgaggaggaaccGTTTGTGCTGGAAGATACGTGTGTGCTGAATACGGAAAATATTGACGCTCATTCCTGCGATACTGCTTCTCTTGCCAGCTCTGACAGTGGGGACCCGGCTCACTTCAAACG GAAGAAGAAGGCAGGGGAATGGAAAGCGGCCATTCATGGACCGGTTCTACGACACAGCGTACTTCAGGGCATTTCTGCGCAGATCGTCTCCGCTGCG GACAAGGTTGATGCTGGCTTACCAACTGCGATA ACACTTGCCGGCGTGATTGTGGTGGGAACATCTCACGGTCTGGCTTTGGTCTTTG ATAACAACCAAGCGTTAAGACTGTGTCTCGGAACAAAAACAACGGGTGCAGAGTTTGGCGCAATCTCCGCCCTCAGCATCAACAACGATTGCTCAAGACTTCTCTGTGGCTTTGCAAACGGACAG ATTACCATGTGGGATCTGGCCAGCGGGAAACTTCTTCGAACTATCACAGACGCGCACCCTCCGGGCACAGCGATTCTTCACGTAAAG TTCACAGATGACCCAACTCTGGCAGTATGCAGTGATAGCGGCGGATCCGTTTTTGAGCTGGCTTTCAG GAGAGTCATGGGCATGCGTTCGTGTGACTCGAGATGTCTCTTCAGCGGTTCCAAAGGGGAAGTTTGCTGTATTGAACCGTTGCGAGCGTATCCAGACTTCAGCGAGCACCCGATATGCCATTATTCTATGTTGGCTTTGGCTTCCCTCACAAAG ATTCTGGTCATCGGACTCAAGCCCTCCCTCAAAGTTTGGATGACCTTTCCCTACAGCAAG TCGGAACCATCCAGCGTCCCACAGCTTGCGTGGCACTTTGTGTCTGTCCAAATGGCCGTCCACCCGTTCTTAGCTTTTTCTAAAGGAGATACCGTCCACTTTCTCATG ATCAAAAGAGAGGAGATGGGTGCCATTCATGTCATCAAACAGAGACATATTCATCTCAGCTGTGATATTATCAGTTTAAAT TGGATTAACGGTCGCACTCTAGTCCTGGTCGACAGCCACGAGAAGCTCCAGGTTGTGGACCGTCCCAGTCAGgagattttggagattttggacttGGAGCAGGTGCAGCTGGTATACAACAGCCGCCATTTCAAATCACTGGCCACAGGAGGAAATGTTTCCCGGGCTTTG GCTTTAGTTGGAGAAAAGGCTTGCTACCAGTCCATTTCAAGCTATGCAGGGCAGATGGTCTGTTTGGGCACCAAG TCAGCCCATTCCATGACACTCAGAACCTGGAGAGAG CGCATCGACTGTTTGTTGAAGCAGGAACTTTTTGTTGAAGCTCTCTCGCTGGCCTGGTCCTTCCATGAGCGAACAGCTAAGGCTGTGATTG GCTTGTGTGGAGATCCTGTGAAAAGAAAGGGAATTGTCGGTGACAAG ATGGTGGAGATACTGCTGCTCTTTGCTGATCACGCCATGAAAAAGTGCCCAGAACAAGGCAGAATCCAAGTGATGGAGCAACATTTCCAC GATGTGATTCCGACACTGATCGATTTCTGCCTGTTGTTGCAAAGGCC CGATCTACTATTTGAGCAGCTTTACGCCGGGCTCGCCGAGAACGTGGTCGCCAAGGGGGTTTTCCTGGAATCGCTGGAGTCCTATGTCGTTACGGAGCGGCTCGGTCACCTCCCCACGCCTATTATGAAGGATCTCCTGGCCCATTACCACGGCAATGCTTTGATGGACAACTTGGAGAGATGCATCGTCCGTCTGGATGTCACAAGCCTGGATATACAGCAG GTGGTTCAAATCTGTTGGGAAAACCAACTGTACGATGCTATGATCTACGTGTTCAACAGTGGCATGAACGACTACATCACGCCAATGGAG AAACTTTTTGCTGTGATTGGTCCACCGCTTCGGGAGGGAAGGAGCTTAACAG CTGAACAAGTGGTGATGGGAAACAAACTCTTGGTGTACATCAG ttgtTGTCTGGCAGGAAGAGCATATCCCCTGGGAAACATCCCCGAGGATCTTGTGGTTCAGGTCAAGATTCAG GTATTTGAGTACCTGATTGTGCTCCACACAGGGGAGTCCCCATCCTCATCTGATGCTTACCCTCTTATTCATACCCTCCTCCACTTTGACACTCGAGAATTCCTTAATGTGCTCGCCATG ACATTTGAAGACTTTCAAAATGACAAGCAAGCCATCGAGTACCAGCAGAGGATAGTGGACATTTTACTTCAG GTGATGGTGGACAACCCAGACTTTACACCGTGCCAGGTGGGCGGTCTTTTTGCCTTTTTGGCCCGGCAGCTGTCCAAACCGGACAACACGCTTTTTGTCAACAGAAAATTATTTGATCAG GTGTTGGAATTCCTCTGCAGACCAGACGACGTCTCTCGACACGCTGAACGACAGCAG GTTCTGCTGCAGCTGCTCCAGGTTGGAGGAGTAGTCCAATTTGATGAAGAAAAGCTGTTGACTTTGTCGCAGAGAGCCAAGTT CTACCAAATTTTGGAATTTCTCTACGAGAAGAAACGTATGTACGACAAGACCATTGACTGCTACCTAAAAGACCCTCTGAGAAAG GGCGAGATCTTCAGCTACATGGAGCAACTGATGTCCATGTCAAGCCACACATCCCAGGAGAAAGAGACCATTAAGAAGAAAACGCTCCGACACATTCAG GATCTGATCATCTTTGATACGAGCAAATCCGCCGACCTGGTTGTGTGCCACTTTGCTGAAGAAGTGGATCAAATTCTTTGCGCTCTTCCG GATGGCAAGCTGCTTTTCAACTTTTTGACCTCATTCATGGAGTCATG GGAGCGTCATTATCCAGGCATCAGCCTTCCTCTGGAACATGATCTTCACACGCGTCTGCTGGACTTACTGTGCCGCTTTGCCCCTCAACAGCTCTTGGCTTTCCTTCAAAGCTCACAGCACTACAGATTGGAGGAAGCGATTCAA ATCACGGAGAAGTACCGTCACAGCGAAGCCACGGCTTATCTGCTTGAGAAGAAGGGAGACTGCAATGGAGCCTTTACGGTTTTGTTGGAG GCGTTCAAAGAGCAGCTTTCACTACTGACCTCTGACACCAGCAGAGGGCCGAAGGAAGACGGCAAAGAAAACCAGTCCATGGTATTGAAGGGCGTGGAACATTCCCTCGATACCATCATTGCTTTGGGTCGGCGCAACTCCAAGAAACTCCAGCAGCCGCAAATCAAG GAGCTGTGGTTTTCATTATTGGAGACAATGATGACTCCCCAGAAACAGG TCTTAAAGGATCTGACAATGAACGTTCTCAACAGTATGAGCAGCTTGGTTTCAATGCCTGCTATCATCCAGCAGATCCTGCAG AGTCCCGTTTATGAGAAAGGACAACTTGCAGAGATCCAAGTCCTTATCCTTGGAATGCTTGACACCTTCAACTATGAACAG ACTTTATTTGAAACGACGACGAGTCTGTTAAATCATGACCTGCACTGGTCCTTGGCTCATCTGCGCACGGCCGTCACAAAGGGACTCCACCCCAGACAAGACTACTGCAACATTTGCCTGCAGCAGTACAAGAGGTGGCAGGACCCAGCTGAGCAGATCCTTTTATTTAG CTGTGGTCACCTTTACCACGTTCAGTGCATGGAGCAGCAGCAAACTATGGACTGTGGCTTGGGAGGTGCttcagagcagcagcagcagcagcggcggcagcagcagcggcaggagcagcaggagcagcggcaggagcagcaggagcagcagcggcaggagcagcagcggcaggagcagcagcggcagcagcagcagcagcagcagcagcagcagcagcagcagcagcagcagcagcagcagcagcagcagcagcagcagcagcagcagcagcagcagcagcagcagcagcagcagcagcagcagcagtggagCTGCTACAAGTGTTCCACCATCCATCGAGGAAAAGGCGGGCAGTATAGCGTACCAAAGAGAGTTCGGAGTACATCCCTTGCACAG ACTCGACTTTCCTCCCTGCATCACGATGAAGCTCGTCGAAAGAAG GTTTTGGAGGAGGTTACGCTGGATTTTCAACAAGAGCAGTCGTGGGATCAGCTACGTTGTTTATACAAAGGACCATCAAGG TTGGCCATCCTGACGGAGCTCTCTCAGCGCCACAGCAGTGATCGAGCAGGGACACTCATTCAAGCTCATCCGGCACAGGAGGCTTTGAGTCTTAAACTGTCTCCTCCGCCTCTGTTGGAAGAATAG
- the vps8 gene encoding vacuolar protein sorting-associated protein 8 homolog isoform X3, with translation MSSDSGDPAHFKRKKKAGEWKAAIHGPVLRHSVLQGISAQIVSAADKVDAGLPTAITLAGVIVVGTSHGLALVFDNNQALRLCLGTKTTGAEFGAISALSINNDCSRLLCGFANGQITMWDLASGKLLRTITDAHPPGTAILHVKFTDDPTLAVCSDSGGSVFELAFRRVMGMRSCDSRCLFSGSKGEVCCIEPLRAYPDFSEHPICHYSMLALASLTKILVIGLKPSLKVWMTFPYSKSEPSSVPQLAWHFVSVQMAVHPFLAFSKGDTVHFLMIKREEMGAIHVIKQRHIHLSCDIISLNWINGRTLVLVDSHEKLQVVDRPSQEILEILDLEQVQLVYNSRHFKSLATGGNVSRALALVGEKACYQSISSYAGQMVCLGTKSAHSMTLRTWRERIDCLLKQELFVEALSLAWSFHERTAKAVIGLCGDPVKRKGIVGDKMVEILLLFADHAMKKCPEQGRIQVMEQHFHDVIPTLIDFCLLLQRPDLLFEQLYAGLAENVVAKGVFLESLESYVVTERLGHLPTPIMKDLLAHYHGNALMDNLERCIVRLDVTSLDIQQVVQICWENQLYDAMIYVFNSGMNDYITPMEKLFAVIGPPLREGRSLTAEQVVMGNKLLVYISCCLAGRAYPLGNIPEDLVVQVKIQVFEYLIVLHTGESPSSSDAYPLIHTLLHFDTREFLNVLAMTFEDFQNDKQAIEYQQRIVDILLQVMVDNPDFTPCQVGGLFAFLARQLSKPDNTLFVNRKLFDQVLEFLCRPDDVSRHAERQQVLLQLLQVGGVVQFDEEKLLTLSQRAKFYQILEFLYEKKRMYDKTIDCYLKDPLRKGEIFSYMEQLMSMSSHTSQEKETIKKKTLRHIQDLIIFDTSKSADLVVCHFAEEVDQILCALPDGKLLFNFLTSFMESWERHYPGISLPLEHDLHTRLLDLLCRFAPQQLLAFLQSSQHYRLEEAIQITEKYRHSEATAYLLEKKGDCNGAFTVLLEAFKEQLSLLTSDTSRGPKEDGKENQSMVLKGVEHSLDTIIALGRRNSKKLQQPQIKELWFSLLETMMTPQKQVLKDLTMNVLNSMSSLVSMPAIIQQILQSPVYEKGQLAEIQVLILGMLDTFNYEQTLFETTTSLLNHDLHWSLAHLRTAVTKGLHPRQDYCNICLQQYKRWQDPAEQILLFSCGHLYHVQCMEQQQTMDCGLGGASEQQQQQRRQQQRQEQQEQRQEQQEQQRQEQQRQEQQRQQQQQQQQQQQQQQQQQQQQQQQQQQQQQQQQQQQQQQQQQWSCYKCSTIHRGKGGQYSVPKRVRSTSLAQTRLSSLHHDEARRKKVLEEVTLDFQQEQSWDQLRCLYKGPSRLAILTELSQRHSSDRAGTLIQAHPAQEALSLKLSPPPLLEE, from the exons ATGAG CTCTGACAGTGGGGACCCGGCTCACTTCAAACG GAAGAAGAAGGCAGGGGAATGGAAAGCGGCCATTCATGGACCGGTTCTACGACACAGCGTACTTCAGGGCATTTCTGCGCAGATCGTCTCCGCTGCG GACAAGGTTGATGCTGGCTTACCAACTGCGATA ACACTTGCCGGCGTGATTGTGGTGGGAACATCTCACGGTCTGGCTTTGGTCTTTG ATAACAACCAAGCGTTAAGACTGTGTCTCGGAACAAAAACAACGGGTGCAGAGTTTGGCGCAATCTCCGCCCTCAGCATCAACAACGATTGCTCAAGACTTCTCTGTGGCTTTGCAAACGGACAG ATTACCATGTGGGATCTGGCCAGCGGGAAACTTCTTCGAACTATCACAGACGCGCACCCTCCGGGCACAGCGATTCTTCACGTAAAG TTCACAGATGACCCAACTCTGGCAGTATGCAGTGATAGCGGCGGATCCGTTTTTGAGCTGGCTTTCAG GAGAGTCATGGGCATGCGTTCGTGTGACTCGAGATGTCTCTTCAGCGGTTCCAAAGGGGAAGTTTGCTGTATTGAACCGTTGCGAGCGTATCCAGACTTCAGCGAGCACCCGATATGCCATTATTCTATGTTGGCTTTGGCTTCCCTCACAAAG ATTCTGGTCATCGGACTCAAGCCCTCCCTCAAAGTTTGGATGACCTTTCCCTACAGCAAG TCGGAACCATCCAGCGTCCCACAGCTTGCGTGGCACTTTGTGTCTGTCCAAATGGCCGTCCACCCGTTCTTAGCTTTTTCTAAAGGAGATACCGTCCACTTTCTCATG ATCAAAAGAGAGGAGATGGGTGCCATTCATGTCATCAAACAGAGACATATTCATCTCAGCTGTGATATTATCAGTTTAAAT TGGATTAACGGTCGCACTCTAGTCCTGGTCGACAGCCACGAGAAGCTCCAGGTTGTGGACCGTCCCAGTCAGgagattttggagattttggacttGGAGCAGGTGCAGCTGGTATACAACAGCCGCCATTTCAAATCACTGGCCACAGGAGGAAATGTTTCCCGGGCTTTG GCTTTAGTTGGAGAAAAGGCTTGCTACCAGTCCATTTCAAGCTATGCAGGGCAGATGGTCTGTTTGGGCACCAAG TCAGCCCATTCCATGACACTCAGAACCTGGAGAGAG CGCATCGACTGTTTGTTGAAGCAGGAACTTTTTGTTGAAGCTCTCTCGCTGGCCTGGTCCTTCCATGAGCGAACAGCTAAGGCTGTGATTG GCTTGTGTGGAGATCCTGTGAAAAGAAAGGGAATTGTCGGTGACAAG ATGGTGGAGATACTGCTGCTCTTTGCTGATCACGCCATGAAAAAGTGCCCAGAACAAGGCAGAATCCAAGTGATGGAGCAACATTTCCAC GATGTGATTCCGACACTGATCGATTTCTGCCTGTTGTTGCAAAGGCC CGATCTACTATTTGAGCAGCTTTACGCCGGGCTCGCCGAGAACGTGGTCGCCAAGGGGGTTTTCCTGGAATCGCTGGAGTCCTATGTCGTTACGGAGCGGCTCGGTCACCTCCCCACGCCTATTATGAAGGATCTCCTGGCCCATTACCACGGCAATGCTTTGATGGACAACTTGGAGAGATGCATCGTCCGTCTGGATGTCACAAGCCTGGATATACAGCAG GTGGTTCAAATCTGTTGGGAAAACCAACTGTACGATGCTATGATCTACGTGTTCAACAGTGGCATGAACGACTACATCACGCCAATGGAG AAACTTTTTGCTGTGATTGGTCCACCGCTTCGGGAGGGAAGGAGCTTAACAG CTGAACAAGTGGTGATGGGAAACAAACTCTTGGTGTACATCAG ttgtTGTCTGGCAGGAAGAGCATATCCCCTGGGAAACATCCCCGAGGATCTTGTGGTTCAGGTCAAGATTCAG GTATTTGAGTACCTGATTGTGCTCCACACAGGGGAGTCCCCATCCTCATCTGATGCTTACCCTCTTATTCATACCCTCCTCCACTTTGACACTCGAGAATTCCTTAATGTGCTCGCCATG ACATTTGAAGACTTTCAAAATGACAAGCAAGCCATCGAGTACCAGCAGAGGATAGTGGACATTTTACTTCAG GTGATGGTGGACAACCCAGACTTTACACCGTGCCAGGTGGGCGGTCTTTTTGCCTTTTTGGCCCGGCAGCTGTCCAAACCGGACAACACGCTTTTTGTCAACAGAAAATTATTTGATCAG GTGTTGGAATTCCTCTGCAGACCAGACGACGTCTCTCGACACGCTGAACGACAGCAG GTTCTGCTGCAGCTGCTCCAGGTTGGAGGAGTAGTCCAATTTGATGAAGAAAAGCTGTTGACTTTGTCGCAGAGAGCCAAGTT CTACCAAATTTTGGAATTTCTCTACGAGAAGAAACGTATGTACGACAAGACCATTGACTGCTACCTAAAAGACCCTCTGAGAAAG GGCGAGATCTTCAGCTACATGGAGCAACTGATGTCCATGTCAAGCCACACATCCCAGGAGAAAGAGACCATTAAGAAGAAAACGCTCCGACACATTCAG GATCTGATCATCTTTGATACGAGCAAATCCGCCGACCTGGTTGTGTGCCACTTTGCTGAAGAAGTGGATCAAATTCTTTGCGCTCTTCCG GATGGCAAGCTGCTTTTCAACTTTTTGACCTCATTCATGGAGTCATG GGAGCGTCATTATCCAGGCATCAGCCTTCCTCTGGAACATGATCTTCACACGCGTCTGCTGGACTTACTGTGCCGCTTTGCCCCTCAACAGCTCTTGGCTTTCCTTCAAAGCTCACAGCACTACAGATTGGAGGAAGCGATTCAA ATCACGGAGAAGTACCGTCACAGCGAAGCCACGGCTTATCTGCTTGAGAAGAAGGGAGACTGCAATGGAGCCTTTACGGTTTTGTTGGAG GCGTTCAAAGAGCAGCTTTCACTACTGACCTCTGACACCAGCAGAGGGCCGAAGGAAGACGGCAAAGAAAACCAGTCCATGGTATTGAAGGGCGTGGAACATTCCCTCGATACCATCATTGCTTTGGGTCGGCGCAACTCCAAGAAACTCCAGCAGCCGCAAATCAAG GAGCTGTGGTTTTCATTATTGGAGACAATGATGACTCCCCAGAAACAGG TCTTAAAGGATCTGACAATGAACGTTCTCAACAGTATGAGCAGCTTGGTTTCAATGCCTGCTATCATCCAGCAGATCCTGCAG AGTCCCGTTTATGAGAAAGGACAACTTGCAGAGATCCAAGTCCTTATCCTTGGAATGCTTGACACCTTCAACTATGAACAG ACTTTATTTGAAACGACGACGAGTCTGTTAAATCATGACCTGCACTGGTCCTTGGCTCATCTGCGCACGGCCGTCACAAAGGGACTCCACCCCAGACAAGACTACTGCAACATTTGCCTGCAGCAGTACAAGAGGTGGCAGGACCCAGCTGAGCAGATCCTTTTATTTAG CTGTGGTCACCTTTACCACGTTCAGTGCATGGAGCAGCAGCAAACTATGGACTGTGGCTTGGGAGGTGCttcagagcagcagcagcagcagcggcggcagcagcagcggcaggagcagcaggagcagcggcaggagcagcaggagcagcagcggcaggagcagcagcggcaggagcagcagcggcagcagcagcagcagcagcagcagcagcagcagcagcagcagcagcagcagcagcagcagcagcagcagcagcagcagcagcagcagcagcagcagcagcagcagcagcagcagcagcagcagtggagCTGCTACAAGTGTTCCACCATCCATCGAGGAAAAGGCGGGCAGTATAGCGTACCAAAGAGAGTTCGGAGTACATCCCTTGCACAG ACTCGACTTTCCTCCCTGCATCACGATGAAGCTCGTCGAAAGAAG GTTTTGGAGGAGGTTACGCTGGATTTTCAACAAGAGCAGTCGTGGGATCAGCTACGTTGTTTATACAAAGGACCATCAAGG TTGGCCATCCTGACGGAGCTCTCTCAGCGCCACAGCAGTGATCGAGCAGGGACACTCATTCAAGCTCATCCGGCACAGGAGGCTTTGAGTCTTAAACTGTCTCCTCCGCCTCTGTTGGAAGAATAG